A genome region from Cucurbita pepo subsp. pepo cultivar mu-cu-16 chromosome LG02, ASM280686v2, whole genome shotgun sequence includes the following:
- the LOC111786250 gene encoding DNA repair RAD52-like protein 2, chloroplastic, which yields MALQTYAHSQLLGPRLPAFSFLPSSYSVSEIRLPQISTATRRHLHLVCSSSDASGKKGVPNTNYVVPLNKSFSPANSSCITRPLAEILRDLNKRIPDNIAPKVPQSDPQNRPPATFIPWFHANRMLSFYAPGWCGEIRDVIFSDNGSVTVVYRVTVRGSDGEAHRESTGTVSATDSNIEDPVAAAEEIAFCKACARFGLGLYLYHEE from the coding sequence atggCTCTCCAAACCTATGCCCATTCCCAGCTCTTGGGCCCTCGCCTCCCtgcattttcctttcttccctCTTCCTACTCTGTTAGTGAGATTCGACTCCCCCAAATTTCTACTGCTACGAGACGCCATCTTCATCTTGTCTGCTCCAGCAGTGATGCTAGTGGTAAGAAGGGAGTACCTAACACCAACTATGTTGTTCCACTCAATAAATCTTTTTCCCCGGCTAACTCATCCTGCATCACTCGTCCCCTTGCTGAGATCCTCCGCGATCTTAACAAGAGAATCCCCGATAACATCGCTCCAAAAGTCCCTCAATCTGACCCCCAGAATCGTCCTCCTGCTACTTTCATCCCCTGGTTTCATGCCAATAGGATGCTGAGTTTCTATGCCCCTGGATGGTGTGGAGAAATAAGAGATGTCATATTCTCTGACAATGGTAGCGTGACTGTGGTTTATCGTGTGACTGTAAGAGGATCTGATGGAGAGGCACACCGTGAATCGACTGGAACAGTATCAGCCACTGATAGCAATATTGAAGATCCTGTAGCTGCTGCGGAGGAAATAGCTTTTTGCAAGGCTTGTGCAAGATTTGGCCTGGGTTTGTATCTCTATCATGAAGAATGA